Part of the Drosophila santomea strain STO CAGO 1482 chromosome 2L, Prin_Dsan_1.1, whole genome shotgun sequence genome is shown below.
TTTCGTGAAGGGTGTAATTATAGTGCAAAAATTAGACTACGCTTCtaaaaaaattctttaaaaaataagaaattgtTTAATCGTAAAGCTTGATAGGCAAGAGTATCTTTTAGACTGGTCGAGTCGGTATTGGCCCGATTTAAATAAGCACTGTAGCATGGAAATTAAAGCGGAATCAACATAAGACACAATCAAATGCTGACCGACTAAGACAATAAAATGAGCAAGCAAACAGGTCGAGCAAAAGCCAAGTTAAGAAAGTGCTCGATTCGGCTGGCGTTTTATGCTGGCCGAAAATTTCTTCTGGCATTGTGTGAATATGTGAATCTCGCACAATGGAAATAGGcaacaaaatagaaaaagcGTTGGCTTGGGCTCGAGGTTTTCTGCTTTTCGCCAGGCCAGCGATCATCAGTGGGGATTGTGAGTTCATGCTAGACGGACGTGAGTGCTTAGGATCGGATTGTATCGGATCGTGCGCGTTGAAATCCAAGACGGGCATATAGGAAGACGGAGAAATTCCAgcgaatttcatttgcatttgtgcgGCTCGATTTGTATGCGCCATTAAAAGTGATCAAATTGCGCATGCCCAGTGCCATTTGTGTGGTGTGCCACAGCCCTAATCAGCCATTCAAGCCGCGCATGCGCagtgaatttaaaaaaaaaaccgaaccccaaaccaaatcaaaactCCTGCGCACGTGTGGCCCACGAATTGAATTGCCAAGGGCGTGATACAAGCCAAAATACCCATCATCATGACCGCGGCACCGGGTCTCTTGCACATGGAGCATCCGCTCAGAGCCTTCTTTCAGTTCTTCCTCGACTTGATGGTGTTTGCGATTAAATCTGTATACTACATACTGGAGTCGATTTACTATAGTCTGCTGCCGCAGCGTTTTAGAAAGTTAAAGGTACAGCGGAAatgtgtatattttatttttaatttgatagACTTTCTTTCCCCGATCGACCCCGATTACACAACACCATGTCAAAAGACAcccacaaaaaatatatatatatgtttgcaGCAGCTTCCAGTTCGCCACTCGAAATCAATCATAGGTAGAGCTACCTTAAAGCcatggcttttgtttttttttattatggTGCAAACCGCCAGTTTTGGCCATTTCACAAATCTTAATGAGCCACGCGCAGTTTCGCGGTAATGAAAACAACTCATGTTTGCTATTTCTAAAGCAGTCGAATTTACGATACTCTCAGCCTGAAAAATTAGTGGCAAACTAGAAAAACTAATATTTTGATTAAGGCTTAGACAAGCACGTTGTTTGTTGATTTGCGCGGAGTCTAAAAACTTTCGAATTTACTTACTCCGTCTGCAAACCTTATAAGATTGTCGTAAAAAGCGTTTGAACAAACCCCTTTCTTTGTTTTGATACGCTTCGATGGTAAACAATTTTGTTCACACGCTTTGCTGGCTATTCATGAATGAACCCTCctctattttaaatatttattggctTCTGCAAAGTCTAACCATGGTACGAGctcttaaaatatttgtttaaatatttgcctttatggagctttgtttttaattaagcgAAGTTCATGGCTGACATTGAATTTAAGctatttacatacattttaGGTATATACGTTTGTCAAAGTTAAACGCATCTTTAGTTTGTGGCCAAAAATATCCGTGACTTAGCAGTCCAATGAGCAGCAACCAACTTAGTATGACAACAAGTTTTTCCTCATCCAAAACATTGCCTTTTCCTTAgtcactgttgttgttgcagaGTGCACGCTCCACGCacaccaaaaaaataaattgcatagAGAAGTACATTGAAATTACAAGCAatccaaaagaaaaagttgggatCTGACTAGCAGACAGCTAAAAAGAGCTTCCTTAGCTGCATTATAGCGTTGGAAACCAATATGCCTTGTTGTAGGGGATTGAACTCAGCTCAAATTGATTGAACTTTGTCGTGAAGCCAACGAAATAAAAGCTGGAGACACTTTTGCAAcatctgttttattttatgattcAAGCATATGTGGCAAGACGTTCGTTGGCCAAAATAACAAacttaaattatgcaaaatgcCCAAGTCATTCCACATGCACTATCATAAGGCAGTCGCACCTTTTTCGTATGCTAAATATGTTtgcttatatatgtatattattttattactacgaaatgaaaattatgtGAAAAACGATTTTATACAACATCttataaaacatatttaaacaattatttctttataataaACGATTGCTTGCTTATTGTTATCCACAACAGGATATCTCCGGACAGGTGGTGCTCGTCACGGGCGGAGGCGGCGGTGTTGGACGCTTGATTGCCCTAAACTTTGCTCGACTTCAGGCCCGCATTGTCATCTGGGATATCAATCATGAAGGTGGGTCTAAAAAATCACACCTAGATGCTAATGACGCCGTCACAGCTTCTGCAAGGCGGGTCAAAAAACCCGGCAGCTAGTGAAAGCTGTTACATTTACAATTTGATTAGCTAAACAATATTTGACTATAATTTTCCGCGCAGCCATTAAGACAACTGTGGATTTGTTGGCCAAACATGGTTATGACAACTGCAAGGGCTACGTAGTGGACATCTCAGATCGGGAGCAAATCTATCAACGGGCCAGTCAGGTCACCGAGGAGGTTGGCCCCGTGGACATACTGATTAACAATGCCGGAATTGTGTGCTGCAAGCCCTTCTGGGAGCTGCACGATCGGGTCATCCAGAACACATACAACATCAATATCATCTCGCACTACTGGACCGTGAAAGCATTCCTGCCGCACATGATGCGTAATAATCGTGGTCATATCGTGACTGTGGGCTCGGTAACTGGAATGCTGGGCACCTACGGATGCAGTGATTATGCCGCCACCAAGTACGCCTGCATTGGCTTCCACGAGAGTTTGCTCACCGATCTGAAGGCCCATGGCTATGATCAAATCCAGATGAGTTTGATCTGCCCGTACTACATCAATACTGGCATGTTTTCGGGTGTCCGTCCGCGGATGATGCCCATGCTGGAACCGCAGTATGTGGCGGATCGCATCGAGAACGCCGTTCGCTGCAACGAGGTGTGGTGCGTTCTGCCCAACTCTATTCGACTGCTCACTCCTCTCAAATGGTAAAGTAGtctatttataatattaaatatctTATGTAATTAATCCTGGTTTTCTCAGTCTTTTGCCCGCCAAAATGTGCTGGGAGCTGATGTCGCGGGTCATCCGTGGACCCGAGTCTATGATGATGTTCCAGGGACGAGGACGTGTCGCCACTGGTTAAACTCCTAATGGGAGTCATCATGGAATCCATTCCCTAAGCTTAAGTGGTTTTTCAAGAGGCGTCTCACCTATAATTTTACaataaacttaattatttgttttaatcaACTACTCTAATGCACTTACTCCTACCACTGAGGCTTCGGTTTCTGCTAATCCCGCACTGTGGTCTGTTGGTAGTAATGCGGAGCCAGTTCCGTCAGCCACTCTCTCTTGATTACGGTCACGTAGTTCATGAACAATTTCGTGGTTTGTAGCAGTTCCCCGTAGACCACATATTGAGCTTGAGGAAGTGTGTAGAGAGTGGAGTTCGGATGAATCGCCAGTTCGGTGCCGCTGCTGATTTGTCGATAAACTCCGGAGTGATGCAGATAGGCCACCTGTGTGAAGAAGCCGGCGGTGATGCATTTGCACAACGTTTCCACATCGCCCTTGCACGAGAAGATTGGAATGCCGTACTTCTTCCTGGCCAATGTAATGAGCTGCTCCCTCAGCTCGTGGGCCCTCTTAAGATTTCTATAGATGAGGTAGTATTGGCCACAGAAGTCCTTGGTCATGCCCTCTTCCACGAAGCCAGTGTAAACGTTCAACATCGTAATGAAATCCCCTTCCGCGACTTCAAAATGCCGATGTGCAATGCGTCCACTTTGCTGGGCGACCGCAGAGGCTGGTCGCGAAAATATGGATTGCACCTGCAGCAATGCAATAATGGTTATGATCTCCTCCGAGCAGCCCATCTCACCAGAGACATATAGCATTTTGGAAAGCATAGCGCTGAAAGGCAGTTCGGCAAGTAGATAACCCACGGGCTGTGTCAGATTGCCCTGCTCGTCGATGGCGTCCAAGGCAAATAGACCCTCCAATGCGGAAAGTAGATTCTGCGCCGGTGGTGGCGATGGGAAATCAAAGCGCAGTATGTTTCCGATGCCCAGCGCTTTTAATTGCAGGACAGCACCGCTCATTTCGCTGCGTCGCATTTCGGGTGGCTGTCGCGGAGCAAGTGCATCGTAGTCTGATTTAGTGTACAAACGATAGACCTTGCCGGGACGCATGCGACCCGCTCGTCCTGCTCTCTGGACGGCCGACGCCTTGCTGACGGGCACTATCACCAAACTGTCGCTGCAGGTTTTGGGATTGTACCACTTCACTTTGACGTAGCCACAGTCTATTACATAAACGATGCCTGGTATGGTGATGGAGGTCTCTGCTATATTGGTGGCCAGCACCACTTTGCGAGTTCCTTTGGGCGGGGTAAAGAACACTGCCAACTGATCGTTGCTCGACATACTCCCATACATGGGCAACACCTTGAGATTCTCCTTCTCCGAGCTGGCGATGTATTCGCGCAGCAGATCCAGCGCCTCCAGGACTTCCTCCTGGCCGGTTAGGAAGGCCAGAATGTCGCCAGGTGGCTCTTTTTGATGGAGTTTCCAGACGGTCTCCACCGTTTCCTTGACATAATCGGCACAGGGTTCGTTGAGATAGAAATTAGTCACTGGATGCATCCGACCTTCAATACTTAGTCTAACGCTCACATCGCCCGATCCTGGCCAGCTGAAGAACTCGCTGAAGAAGCCCGCATCTATGGTAGCCGATGAAATGATGAGCTTGAGTGTGCTGCGTTTGCGAAGGATCTTCTTGAGCAGTCCCAAAACCATGTCCGTGAGCATATTCCGCTCGTGCGCCTCGTCCACGATGATGACACCATACTGGGTGAGCAGCGGATCGGCTAGGAGTTCGCGCAGCAAGATGCCCTCGGTCATGAACTTGATTTTGGTCTCCGCGGTCATCTTTTCCAGGAAGCGCACTACATAGCCCACCGTGTCACCTACCAGTTCGCCTCGTTCCTGGGCCACGCGATTCGCCAGGGTAACCTGAAAATTAAGTCTTTATCTTTTGATTTTATACGTGTTTTGGTTAGGGATTACTTACAGTGGAAACACGTCGTGGTTCGGTGATGCCTATGAGTCCCTTGGTGTGCCAGCCCCACTCATATAAATACTGCGGCACCTGGGTGCTTTTCCCgctggaaaatgtggaaaaaccACAGAGTTAGAAGGAATACCTTGAAATCTTGTGTAGTTCCAAAC
Proteins encoded:
- the LOC120458075 gene encoding probable ATP-dependent RNA helicase DHX35, which produces MATFKPKFLKPETDDAITDNAAGEQQSSAFVFNANHNLGLVDQRERLPIRQYRDQILYCLEKHQVVILVGETGSGKSTQVPQYLYEWGWHTKGLIGITEPRRVSTVTLANRVAQERGELVGDTVGYVVRFLEKMTAETKIKFMTEGILLRELLADPLLTQYGVIIVDEAHERNMLTDMVLGLLKKILRKRSTLKLIISSATIDAGFFSEFFSWPGSGDVSVRLSIEGRMHPVTNFYLNEPCADYVKETVETVWKLHQKEPPGDILAFLTGQEEVLEALDLLREYIASSEKENLKVLPMYGSMSSNDQLAVFFTPPKGTRKVVLATNIAETSITIPGIVYVIDCGYVKVKWYNPKTCSDSLVIVPVSKASAVQRAGRAGRMRPGKVYRLYTKSDYDALAPRQPPEMRRSEMSGAVLQLKALGIGNILRFDFPSPPPAQNLLSALEGLFALDAIDEQGNLTQPVGYLLAELPFSAMLSKMLYVSGEMGCSEEIITIIALLQVQSIFSRPASAVAQQSGRIAHRHFEVAEGDFITMLNVYTGFVEEGMTKDFCGQYYLIYRNLKRAHELREQLITLARKKYGIPIFSCKGDVETLCKCITAGFFTQVAYLHHSGVYRQISSGTELAIHPNSTLYTLPQAQYVVYGELLQTTKLFMNYVTVIKREWLTELAPHYYQQTTVRD
- the LOC120458076 gene encoding short-chain dehydrogenase/reductase family 16C member 6 gives rise to the protein MTAAPGLLHMEHPLRAFFQFFLDLMVFAIKSVYYILESIYYSLLPQRFRKLKDISGQVVLVTGGGGGVGRLIALNFARLQARIVIWDINHEAIKTTVDLLAKHGYDNCKGYVVDISDREQIYQRASQVTEEVGPVDILINNAGIVCCKPFWELHDRVIQNTYNINIISHYWTVKAFLPHMMRNNRGHIVTVGSVTGMLGTYGCSDYAATKYACIGFHESLLTDLKAHGYDQIQMSLICPYYINTGMFSGVRPRMMPMLEPQYVADRIENAVRCNEVWCVLPNSIRLLTPLKCLLPAKMCWELMSRVIRGPESMMMFQGRGRVATG